The following proteins come from a genomic window of Malus domestica chromosome 02, GDT2T_hap1:
- the LOC103406963 gene encoding type III polyketide synthase A, which produces MLYFLGFYGGVTGLRISKDIAENYPGSCVLLTTSETTILGFWPPNKACPYDLVGAALFGDGAAAVIIGSNPIAGQESPFMELNYAVQQFLAETHNVIDGRLFEEGINFKLGRDLPQKIDQNIEVFCKKLVVAANAELRDFNELFWAVHPGGPAILNKLESTLKRSSDKLESSRRALMDYGNVSSNTIFYVMENMREELELKLKKKVRREEEC; this is translated from the coding sequence ATGCTCTACTTCCTAGGATTTTACGGTGGTGTCACTGGCCTCCGCATTTCCAAAGACATAGCTGAAAACTACCCAGGAAGTTGCGTCTTGCTAACCACTTCCGAGACCACAATCCTTGGTTTCTGGCCCCCCAACAAGGCGTGCCCTTACGACCTTGTAGGGGCAGCGCTATTCGGGGACGGGGCTGCAGCTGTGATCATTGGTAGCAACCCAATAGCAGGGCAAGAGTCTCCTTTCATGGAGCTCAACTATGCCGTCCAGCAGTTCCTCGCGGAGACACACAATGTGATCGACGGCAGGCTGTTCGAGGAAGGTATTAACTTCAAGCTTGGGAGGGACCTGCCTCAGAAAATCGACCAAAACATAGAGGTGTTTTGCAAGAAGCTGGTTGTGGCGGCCAATGCGGAGCTGAGGGACTTCAATGAGCTGTTTTGGGCAGTGCACCCGGGCGGACCGGCAATTCTGAACAAGCTGGAGAGCACGCTAAAGCGGAGCAGTGATAAGCTTGAGAGCAGCAGGAGGGCATTGATGGACTATGGGAATGTGAGCAGCAACACCATTTTTTATGTGATGGAAAATATGAGGGAGGAGTTGGAGTTGAAGTTGAAGAAAAAGGTGCGGAGGGAAGAGGAATGTTGA
- the LOC108169281 gene encoding pentatricopeptide repeat-containing protein At1g02060, chloroplastic yields the protein MAANPISHRRALALLRQQFSSPTLNSQRASLLRCRSSQKTQNHKDDEQLQNNTQRPKLSTPKTKRAKDMAKLIDSMPWSTELESSLSTIASSLSKTTVHQTLHLIKAPSKALQFFKWAEVMGFSHNDQSYFLMLEILGRNRNLNAARNFLFSIEKKSNGAVKLEDRFFNSLIRNYGRAGLFQESIKLFSTMKSIGVSPSVVSFNSLLLILLRKGRTNMAKNVYDEMVSMYGATPDTCTFNTLIRGFCMNSMVDEGFRFFKEMSRFKCDPDVITYNTLVDGLCRAGKVGIAHNVVKGMSKRSADLNPNIVTYTTLIRGYCMKQEIDEALCVLEEMTSQGLKPNGITCNTLIKGLCEAHKLDKIKDILEGTMSGGEFTPDTCTFNTLMHSHCNAGNLDEALKVFAKMSELKVPPDSATYSVLIRSLCQRGDYSRAEELFDELSKKEILLSDDGCKPLVASYNPIFEYLCSKGKIKKAEAVFRQLMRRGTQDPVSYKTLIMGHCKEGTFETGYELLVWMLRRDFVPDVEIYESLIGGLLQKGKALLAQQTLEKMLKSSHLPKTCTFHCILAELLEKNCALESANCVILMLERKIRQNINLSTHLVRLLFSSGLRDKAFDIVGMLHKNGYSIKMEEVVHFLCQRRKLLDACKMLQFSLQKHQSVSIDIFNQVIEGLCNINKPSEAFGLYYELVENAGYQQFPCLGSLKSALEIAGKSVEAEFLSKGMPGEQSLDKSHRSRPQLGAC from the exons ATGGCCGCCAATCCCATTTCTCATAGACGAGCATTGGCACTCCTTAGACAGCAATTCTCCAGCCCTACCCTCAACTCTCAGCGAGCTTCTCTTCTCAG GTGCCGTTCCTCTCAGAAAACCCAGAACCACAAAGACGATGAACAACTGCAGAACAATACCCAACGACCCAAATTGTCAACCCCCAAAACCAAAAGGGCTAAGGATATGGCCAAGCTTATCGACTCCATGCCGTGGTCAACTGAGCTCGAAtcttctctctctacaatcGCTTCCTCTCTCTCCAAAACGACAGTGCACCAAACTCTCCACCTTATCAAAGCCCCCAGCAAAGCCCTTCAATTTTTCAAGTGGGCGGAGGTAATGGGTTTCTCTCACAATGACCAATCCTACTTCTTGATGCTTGAAATCTTGGGTCGCAATCGAAATCTCAATGCTGCTCGAAATTTCTTGTTTTCGATTGAAAAGAAGTCTAATGGGGCAGTTAAGCTCGAGGACCGGTTCTTTAATAGCTTGATAAGGAACTACGGTCGAGCTGGGCTGTTCCAAGAATCTATAAAGCTTTTTAGTACAATGAAGTCGATTGGTGTTTCGCCTTCTGTTGTTTCGTTCAATAGTCTGCTGTTGATTTTGCTTAGAAAGGGGCGGACCAATATGGCCAAGAATGTGTATGATGAAATGGTTAGTATGTATGGAGCTACACCAGATACTTGTACGTTTAATACTTTGATTAGAGGGTTTTGTATGAACTCCATGGTTGATGAAGGTTTTCGCTTTTTCAAAGAAATGTCGCGTTTCAAATGTGATCCAGATGTCATTACCTATAATACTCTTGTTGATGGATTGTGTAGAGCAGGGAAGGTTGGTATTGCCCATAATGTGGTGAAGGGCATGAGTAAGAGAAGTGCAGATTTGAATCCAAATATTGTTACTTATACGACCTTGATTAGAGGTTATTGTATGAAACAAGAGATTGATGAGGCTTTATGTGTTTTGGAGGAGATGACTAGCCAAGGGTTGAAACCAAATGGAATTACCTGCAATACTCTAATTAAGGGGCTTTGTGAAGCGCATAAGCTAGATAAGATAAAAGACATTTTGGAAGGAACAATGAGCGGTGGAGAATTTACTCCTGATACTTGTACGTTTAACACACTGATGCATTCGCATTGCAATGCAGGAAACTTGGATGAAGCATTGAAGGTTTTTGCAAAGATGTCAGAGCTAAAGGTCCCACCAGATTCAGCTACATACAGTGTTTTGATACGCAGTTTGTGTCAACGAGGGGATTACAGTAGAGCAGAGGAGTTGTTCGATGAGCTatcaaagaaagaaatactGTTAAGTGATGACGGTTGTAAGCCTCTTGTTGCCTCTTATAACCCtatttttgagtatttgtgtagTAAGGGGAAAATTAAAAAGGCCGAGGCAGTGTTTAGGCAGCTAATGAGAAGAGGAACGCAAGACCCTGTGTCCTATAAGACTTTGATCATGGGCCATTGTAAGGAAGGTACATTTGAAACCGGGTATGAACTCCTAGTCTGGATGCTTAGAAGGGATTTTGTGCCTGATGTCGAAATTTATGAATCCTTGATTGGTGGTCTCTTGCAGAAGGGTAAGGCCCTTCTTGCTCAACAGACGCTAGAGAAGATGCTGAAAAGCTCTCATCTCCCAAAAACGTGTACATTCCATTGTATACTAGCAGAACTTTTAGAAAAGAATTGTGCCCTAGAATCTGCCAATTGTGTTATTTTAATGCTGGAGAGAAAAATTAGACAAAATATtaatctctcaacacatcttgtAAGGCTACTTTTCAGCAGTGGGTTGCGTGACAAAGCATTTGACATTGTAGGGATGCTCCATAAGAATGGATACTCAATTAAAATGGAAGAAGTGGTTCATTTTCTTTGCCAGAGAAGAAAGCTGTTAGACGCATGCAAAATGTTGCAATTCAGTCTGCAGAAGCATCAAAGTGTCAGTATTGATATTTTCAACCAAGTCATCGAAGGGCTTTGTAATATCAATAAACCTTCagaagcatttggcttgtactATGAACTGGTTGAGAATGCAGGCTATCAGCAATTTCCCTGCTTAGGATCCTTAAAATCTGCACTAGAGATTGCAGGAAAATCAGTTGAAGCTGAGTTTCTATCTAAAGGGATGCCAGGAGAGCAGTCGCTAGACAAATCCCATAGGTCGAGACCTCAACT AGGAGCATGCTGA